The following are encoded in a window of Roseimicrobium gellanilyticum genomic DNA:
- a CDS encoding ABC transporter ATP-binding protein — protein sequence MSEPIIQVENLSKRYQIKHQSGERYTALRDVLARKVKNLFSSATSGHQNSTSEDFWALKDVSFQVNQGDVVGIIGRNGAGKSTLLKILSRITAPTEGRITLGGRVASLLEVGTGFHPELTGRENIFLNGAILGMTKAEIRSKFDEIVEFAAVEKFLDTPVKRYSSGMYVRLAFAVAAHLEPEILVVDEVLAVGDAQFQKKCLGRMSAVAQGGKTVLFVSHNMAAIQSLCTRAIYLDRGVIRQTGPIGDVLKVYMANIQNNGAGSSGDSMNLGPGLKIRDLTIAEGGVVSGEGTSFRIVLQVLRPMTIQQSALLIFCEAGTRVAMLDLRSVGVENLPVTEGTLAVEGSIATVPLIEGDYRVGMWLATDQYYGNYLDLTSFHVSGRSLSSDFIPLPASERGYVEMPFQAMLTQTGNP from the coding sequence ATGTCTGAACCCATTATCCAGGTAGAAAATCTCAGCAAGAGATACCAAATCAAACACCAGTCTGGTGAGCGATATACGGCGTTGAGAGATGTGCTGGCAAGAAAGGTGAAGAACCTTTTTTCAAGCGCAACCAGTGGACACCAGAACTCCACAAGCGAAGATTTTTGGGCACTCAAGGATGTTTCTTTCCAGGTAAACCAGGGAGATGTTGTCGGGATCATTGGAAGGAACGGAGCGGGCAAGTCCACCCTCCTCAAGATTCTGAGCCGGATCACTGCGCCCACCGAAGGACGCATCACACTCGGTGGCCGCGTGGCGAGCTTGCTGGAAGTAGGAACTGGGTTTCATCCTGAGTTGACCGGCCGGGAAAACATCTTTCTCAATGGTGCGATACTGGGCATGACCAAGGCGGAGATACGCAGCAAGTTTGATGAAATCGTCGAGTTCGCTGCCGTGGAGAAGTTTCTCGACACGCCAGTCAAGCGATACAGCAGTGGCATGTACGTGCGTCTGGCGTTTGCCGTGGCCGCGCATCTGGAGCCGGAAATTCTGGTCGTGGACGAAGTTCTGGCCGTTGGAGACGCCCAGTTTCAGAAAAAATGCCTCGGGAGGATGTCGGCCGTGGCGCAGGGAGGAAAGACCGTGCTGTTCGTGAGCCACAATATGGCGGCAATCCAATCCCTATGCACGAGAGCCATTTATCTGGACAGAGGAGTCATCAGGCAGACCGGACCCATCGGAGACGTGCTCAAGGTCTACATGGCCAACATTCAGAATAACGGGGCTGGATCCAGCGGCGACAGCATGAACTTGGGTCCGGGGCTGAAAATTCGGGACCTCACGATCGCTGAAGGAGGTGTTGTTTCCGGAGAAGGCACTTCGTTCCGGATTGTTCTGCAGGTTCTGCGTCCGATGACGATTCAGCAATCCGCATTGCTCATTTTTTGTGAAGCCGGGACTCGTGTCGCCATGCTCGATTTGCGATCCGTCGGAGTAGAGAACCTGCCAGTCACCGAAGGAACCCTCGCGGTTGAAGGCAGCATCGCCACGGTACCCCTGATAGAGGGTGACTATCGTGTCGGCATGTGGCTCGCCACTGACCAATACTATGGAAACTATCTGGATTTGACCTCTTTCCATGTGTCAGGGAGATCTCTGAGCAGCGACTTCATCCCACTTCCTGCATCGGAGCGGGGCTACGTGGAAATGCCTTTCCAAGCCATGCTCACTCAAACCGGCAATCCCTGA
- a CDS encoding CgeB family protein: MRIYSAVRHSSDPSLFYGSLWTGNFHPALRQLGHEVIESSVDLLPASQFMGASRKLDREETEIRANITQQILDDLRRAHAAAPIDLFLSYFYNSHFDPAGFAEIRRMGIPSVNFYCNSICQFDLVADVAAKADFAWHAEKNAKALYQRVGATPIWVQMGADPEVYRPVTDVSRKADACFVGMRYADRHRWMAALIRAEIPVEIYGPGWGAPVAQQSPPPPQDGEAPKKRHHVKPRQLSSYLTLVTKHMQRYGIVGGLSRIWKQYAQREEDRQVLPLFTPYAKGSIPFDKVCEVFSEHEVILNFSNVWADDQPGSELIPHVRLRDFEAPMCRTCYLTGYTDEITEFYEVGREIDTYSSEAELVEKTRYYLENPEAAERLREAGWQRARRDHTWARRFEELFRKTGLGIS, encoded by the coding sequence ATGAGAATTTATTCCGCAGTCCGCCATTCCTCGGATCCAAGCTTGTTCTATGGCTCACTCTGGACCGGCAACTTCCACCCCGCTCTCCGACAGCTCGGTCATGAAGTCATTGAATCCTCCGTGGATCTGCTTCCTGCCAGCCAATTCATGGGCGCCTCTCGCAAGCTGGACCGCGAGGAGACCGAAATCCGTGCGAACATCACGCAACAGATTCTCGATGATCTGCGCCGCGCACATGCTGCAGCGCCCATCGATCTTTTTCTGAGTTATTTTTACAACTCGCACTTCGACCCTGCAGGCTTTGCGGAGATCCGTCGCATGGGAATTCCTTCGGTGAATTTCTACTGCAATAGCATCTGTCAATTCGATCTTGTAGCAGATGTCGCAGCAAAGGCAGACTTTGCCTGGCACGCAGAAAAGAACGCAAAAGCATTGTATCAGCGGGTCGGTGCCACCCCCATCTGGGTGCAGATGGGTGCAGATCCTGAAGTCTACCGCCCCGTCACCGACGTCTCCCGCAAGGCGGACGCATGTTTCGTAGGGATGCGATACGCTGACCGTCACCGATGGATGGCCGCCCTGATACGCGCGGAAATTCCGGTGGAGATATATGGCCCTGGGTGGGGCGCCCCCGTTGCACAGCAATCGCCACCACCCCCTCAGGACGGTGAAGCCCCAAAAAAACGGCACCACGTCAAACCACGGCAGCTCTCCAGTTATCTGACATTAGTGACGAAGCACATGCAGCGCTACGGCATCGTCGGGGGGCTGAGCAGAATCTGGAAACAGTACGCACAACGCGAGGAAGACCGGCAGGTGCTTCCTCTCTTCACGCCGTATGCGAAAGGAAGCATCCCGTTTGATAAAGTTTGCGAGGTATTCTCCGAGCACGAGGTCATCTTGAATTTCAGCAATGTATGGGCAGATGACCAGCCAGGTTCCGAGCTCATCCCTCACGTTCGACTTCGCGACTTCGAGGCCCCGATGTGTCGCACCTGCTACCTCACCGGATACACAGATGAAATCACCGAATTCTACGAGGTAGGCAGGGAAATTGATACTTATTCCTCCGAAGCCGAGCTGGTGGAGAAAACAAGGTACTACTTGGAAAATCCAGAGGCAGCCGAACGCCTGCGGGAGGCCGGCTGGCAACGCGCCAGGCGGGACCACACGTGGGCGCGACGCTTTGAGGAACTGTTTCGAAAGACAGGCTTGGGAATATCCTGA
- a CDS encoding glycosyltransferase family 2 protein produces the protein MAGQTPSVTILFITRNRMDDLRRAVQSALSQDIECEILVLDDASTDATVAMMRSEFPSVSLVEAQQPLGVCAQRNRGALLAKGEIIVSIDDDAEFSTPHIVRQTLADFRHPRVAAVWIPYKDIRISPELKSPTPPEPGDWVVASFVGTACAFRRDLFLRMGGYQELLFRETEERELCVHFLNFGYVTLLGSADVILHYMSPVRDAGRNRMWQRRNDVCHAIWNVPFPDLLYHLPGTILNGLRFGLTHDCLPQTISGYFRAIPLVWRTRHLRHPISSKIYRLARRLNRNKVLSLNEVCQELGPMGEWQGSGSGPQPKQFPDTDLSGNISARGSNP, from the coding sequence ATGGCCGGACAAACGCCTAGTGTAACGATTCTGTTCATCACGCGAAATCGGATGGACGATCTCCGTCGGGCAGTGCAATCCGCCCTGAGCCAGGATATCGAGTGCGAAATCCTGGTCCTGGACGATGCCTCTACCGACGCCACGGTGGCCATGATGCGGAGCGAGTTTCCCTCGGTGTCGTTAGTTGAAGCGCAGCAACCTCTTGGAGTGTGTGCGCAACGCAATCGAGGTGCCCTCCTCGCCAAGGGTGAAATCATCGTGTCGATTGATGATGACGCAGAATTTTCCACCCCGCACATTGTAAGGCAGACCCTGGCTGACTTCAGACACCCGCGTGTTGCGGCCGTGTGGATTCCCTACAAGGACATCCGAATCAGCCCTGAGTTAAAGTCTCCCACGCCACCCGAGCCGGGGGATTGGGTGGTCGCGTCGTTCGTGGGCACGGCATGTGCTTTTCGGCGCGATCTGTTTCTCCGAATGGGCGGATATCAAGAACTGCTCTTCCGCGAAACTGAAGAACGCGAACTTTGCGTACACTTCCTGAACTTCGGATATGTCACGCTGCTCGGCTCGGCAGATGTCATCTTGCACTACATGTCACCTGTCCGCGATGCCGGACGGAATCGGATGTGGCAGCGGCGAAACGATGTGTGTCATGCAATATGGAACGTCCCCTTTCCCGACCTGCTCTACCATCTGCCGGGGACCATCCTCAATGGATTGCGGTTTGGTCTGACGCACGACTGTCTCCCCCAGACTATCAGTGGGTACTTCCGCGCCATCCCCCTCGTATGGCGGACAAGGCACCTGCGGCATCCAATTTCCAGCAAGATTTATCGTCTCGCTCGGCGCTTGAACCGTAACAAAGTTCTGTCCCTTAACGAGGTATGCCAGGAACTTGGCCCCATGGGAGAGTGGCAGGGCTCAGGCAGCGGCCCTCAACCAAAACAATTCCCGGATACCGATTTAAGCGGTAATATATCTGCCAGAGGCTCGAATCCATGA
- a CDS encoding glycosyltransferase family 4 protein, producing MSAVHLWAGRAFGDRVVSQGFGNATAIYTFNTAGFEILKAARSQGLFTVVEQTIVPRAVEDTLLKTEHARHPGWEPDKKFGSAAEMTARREAEEWALADLIVCGSEFVRDGIAQCGGPVDRCAVVPYGVDAHFAASPAHHESGPLRVLTVGELGLRKGASTCLEVARALGSDAEFRWVGPTSLSAKAMAEVSQAVHLTGAVPRTDVRAHYEWADVFFLPSICEGSATVTYEALTCGLPVVTTPNAGSTVVDGKTGYIAPVRDVEIMAARLRQLHKDRLLLKQMSAAASEHSQGLSLDAYQQRLLSLLEHKFQEFRARCNHEAMPG from the coding sequence ATGAGTGCTGTCCACCTGTGGGCAGGCAGGGCCTTTGGTGATCGCGTCGTCAGCCAGGGCTTCGGCAATGCCACCGCCATCTATACCTTCAACACTGCCGGATTCGAAATCTTGAAAGCTGCACGCTCTCAGGGACTCTTCACTGTCGTGGAACAAACCATCGTGCCCCGCGCGGTGGAGGACACCCTTCTGAAAACAGAGCATGCACGCCACCCTGGGTGGGAACCAGATAAGAAGTTCGGCTCCGCCGCCGAGATGACGGCGCGTCGTGAGGCTGAAGAATGGGCTCTCGCAGACCTCATTGTATGTGGCAGTGAATTCGTTCGTGATGGAATCGCTCAGTGCGGCGGCCCGGTGGATCGATGCGCGGTTGTTCCCTACGGTGTAGATGCACACTTTGCCGCCTCACCCGCACACCACGAATCTGGGCCGCTAAGAGTCCTCACGGTGGGGGAACTCGGATTGCGCAAGGGTGCGTCCACCTGCTTGGAAGTGGCCCGCGCACTTGGCAGCGATGCCGAGTTTCGATGGGTGGGGCCCACCTCCCTTTCTGCAAAGGCCATGGCAGAGGTATCACAGGCAGTGCATCTGACCGGTGCCGTGCCCCGAACAGATGTGCGAGCTCACTATGAATGGGCCGACGTGTTTTTTCTCCCGTCCATCTGCGAAGGGTCCGCAACAGTGACATATGAGGCCCTCACCTGCGGACTTCCCGTAGTCACCACCCCGAATGCGGGCAGTACCGTCGTGGATGGCAAAACAGGATACATAGCCCCCGTAAGGGATGTCGAAATCATGGCGGCACGTTTGCGCCAACTCCACAAGGATCGCTTACTCTTGAAACAGATGAGTGCCGCAGCGAGTGAGCACTCGCAAGGCCTCTCACTTGACGCCTATCAGCAACGTCTTCTGAGCCTTCTTGAGCACAAGTTTCAGGAGTTCCGTGCACGGTGCAACCATGAGGCAATGCCTGGCTGA
- a CDS encoding class I SAM-dependent methyltransferase: MIKERLRTLVREHPALRSPALAFLDLVYLCRTLISKITRRAVINRYLESHQKRGLHLGCGANVIPEWLNTELTVAHSGSVFLDATKPFPLPDSSLDYVFSEHMIEHVPHAQGMHLLRESFRVLKPGAHIRIATPDLQVILGLHSVEPNSEGGEYVQWFTGRHLHEFGGKGSAAVINCFFYSWGHRFIYDRANLESSFREAGFEALEWCTVGQSSHEGLRNLEHHGDASGSARWNIFETMILEGRKPLK; this comes from the coding sequence ATGATCAAAGAACGGCTTAGAACACTGGTTAGAGAGCATCCAGCCCTTCGCTCACCTGCCCTGGCCTTTTTGGATTTGGTATACTTGTGCAGGACACTGATATCCAAAATAACCCGTCGCGCTGTCATCAATCGCTATCTGGAGAGCCATCAAAAACGGGGCCTGCACTTGGGCTGTGGAGCGAATGTGATTCCAGAGTGGCTCAATACCGAGCTGACTGTTGCGCATTCGGGCTCGGTGTTTCTCGATGCCACCAAGCCATTCCCGCTGCCGGACAGCTCACTGGACTATGTATTCAGCGAACATATGATTGAGCATGTACCTCATGCTCAAGGCATGCACCTGTTGCGGGAGAGTTTTCGCGTGCTCAAACCGGGCGCGCATATCCGCATCGCAACTCCCGATCTGCAGGTCATCCTGGGCCTCCACTCAGTGGAGCCAAACTCGGAAGGCGGAGAATATGTGCAATGGTTCACTGGGCGGCATCTCCATGAATTTGGCGGCAAGGGATCGGCCGCTGTCATCAATTGTTTCTTCTACAGTTGGGGACACCGTTTCATTTATGATCGGGCCAACCTCGAATCATCATTCCGCGAAGCAGGGTTTGAAGCCCTGGAATGGTGCACGGTCGGACAAAGTAGTCACGAGGGACTTCGCAACTTGGAACATCATGGCGACGCTTCCGGAAGCGCGCGTTGGAACATTTTCGAGACCATGATCCTGGAGGGCCGGAAACCCCTAAAATGA
- a CDS encoding glycosyltransferase family 2 protein yields the protein MLFSVIIPTYNREQYLRDTLASVLQQTFNDFEIIVVDDGSTDGTVAYLSSLKGKLTLIQQSNAGPGAARNLGMQHATGEYLAFLDSDDLWFPWTLETYAEVIRTASKPAFIAGKPLLFRSEAELAQASAQPTTILQFRDYLATNHEWRWLGASAFVVRRDAALGCGGFAQKNMNAEDADLALKLGTAPGFVQVGGPATLAYREHAANITMVLEKTLTGLWYIINTENAGGYPGGAERARERWRIISYHVRPILLTCLQTGDKRAEAWRMYRATLRWHLATSRWKFLLGFPLKAVRSARRSSAPALV from the coding sequence ATGCTCTTCTCGGTCATCATACCCACTTACAACCGGGAACAATATCTCCGGGATACTCTGGCCTCCGTCCTGCAGCAGACATTCAATGACTTCGAAATCATCGTCGTCGATGATGGATCCACGGATGGCACGGTCGCCTATCTCTCTTCATTAAAGGGGAAGCTCACCCTGATCCAGCAGTCAAATGCAGGCCCCGGGGCCGCGCGCAATCTGGGAATGCAGCATGCCACAGGCGAATATCTGGCGTTTCTCGACAGCGACGATCTCTGGTTCCCCTGGACCCTTGAGACCTATGCTGAAGTCATCCGGACAGCATCCAAGCCTGCGTTCATCGCAGGTAAACCACTGCTCTTTCGCTCCGAGGCAGAGCTGGCCCAAGCGTCGGCGCAGCCCACGACGATCCTCCAATTTAGGGACTATCTTGCCACGAACCATGAGTGGCGCTGGTTGGGTGCTTCTGCTTTCGTGGTGAGGCGGGATGCGGCTCTCGGCTGCGGCGGCTTTGCCCAAAAGAACATGAACGCTGAAGATGCCGACCTGGCCCTCAAACTCGGCACGGCGCCGGGATTCGTGCAAGTCGGAGGACCTGCGACACTCGCTTATCGCGAACATGCTGCCAATATCACCATGGTCTTGGAAAAGACCCTCACCGGTCTTTGGTACATCATCAACACTGAAAATGCAGGTGGTTATCCAGGCGGCGCAGAACGTGCCAGGGAGCGCTGGCGCATCATCAGCTACCATGTGCGTCCCATCCTGCTGACCTGCCTGCAGACTGGAGACAAGCGAGCCGAGGCGTGGCGGATGTATCGGGCCACGCTACGATGGCACTTGGCCACCAGCAGATGGAAATTTTTGCTCGGCTTCCCACTGAAAGCCGTCCGCAGCGCGCGAAGGTCCTCTGCACCGGCTCTTGTATGA
- a CDS encoding radical SAM/SPASM domain-containing protein has protein sequence MNLSNLVTLLTRKAKFELAGLRAALVYPFRKKELIDRLSQAMCNVNIETTNICNAKCVFCAYQYQTRATGVMDMGLFRKIIKEFVECGGGNLGFTPTVGEPLVDKHIIERIRYARRHPEIKSISMFSNMLSLHKLGAEALATSGLSALTVSTSGFDREMYLRVYRTTMYERMLENVIEFAEVNNRLGRPVNFTVDMRVDRPLHEVLSYPDYHKVAAVVGVENIGVKFRYDSWGGKITQEELTGNMKLRRNLRPRWSPCTELFMGPMVYWDGKVGGCNCRDVDASELVVGNVRNQHLADIWFGPELKRLREEFTTSKIKNLCKSCTHYNHLSLYLRKDNAAVLEAFKPCQRPISKDAEKENEQAAVT, from the coding sequence ATGAATCTCTCCAATCTGGTCACACTGCTCACTCGAAAAGCCAAGTTCGAGCTGGCAGGTCTGCGTGCGGCGCTCGTCTACCCCTTCCGAAAGAAGGAGCTGATAGACCGCCTTTCGCAGGCGATGTGCAATGTCAACATTGAGACGACCAACATCTGCAACGCCAAGTGTGTTTTTTGCGCCTACCAGTACCAGACGCGGGCCACAGGGGTTATGGACATGGGCCTTTTCCGCAAGATCATCAAGGAGTTCGTGGAATGCGGTGGCGGGAATCTGGGCTTCACGCCTACCGTGGGCGAACCGCTCGTGGATAAACACATCATTGAGCGCATTCGCTACGCGCGCCGCCATCCCGAGATCAAGAGCATCTCGATGTTTTCGAACATGCTCAGCCTTCACAAGCTGGGAGCCGAAGCGCTGGCTACTTCAGGGCTGAGTGCACTCACAGTCTCAACCTCGGGCTTCGACCGGGAGATGTACCTTCGGGTGTACCGCACGACCATGTATGAGCGGATGCTTGAGAACGTCATTGAATTCGCCGAGGTGAACAATCGGCTCGGCAGGCCGGTGAACTTTACGGTGGACATGCGAGTGGATCGCCCCCTTCACGAAGTGCTTTCCTATCCCGACTACCACAAGGTGGCAGCAGTCGTAGGGGTTGAGAATATTGGTGTGAAATTCCGCTACGATTCTTGGGGCGGGAAGATCACGCAGGAAGAACTGACGGGCAATATGAAGCTCCGCCGGAATCTACGGCCTCGTTGGAGCCCCTGCACTGAACTGTTCATGGGGCCGATGGTTTACTGGGACGGCAAGGTGGGAGGATGCAACTGCCGCGACGTGGACGCGAGCGAATTGGTCGTCGGAAACGTGCGCAACCAGCACCTCGCGGATATCTGGTTCGGACCGGAACTCAAACGCCTGCGCGAGGAATTCACCACGTCCAAGATCAAGAATCTGTGCAAGTCCTGCACGCACTACAATCACCTCTCCCTCTACTTGAGAAAGGACAATGCTGCCGTGCTGGAGGCATTCAAGCCCTGCCAGCGCCCCATTTCAAAAGACGCTGAGAAGGAGAATGAGCAGGCTGCTGTCACTTGA
- a CDS encoding glycosyltransferase family 4 protein, with protein MIPRTISRLNNVKSEDFNIQLPRVTVVTHSPSPYQVELFDEAARMGSLQLSVIYLHARDKQRLWQTTKPFHDSILLTDPNVDVNAVARSTDEADLLVLNYYKHPFVKHVLQRRKRIRKPMCFWGERPLLHSLSPLSGLFRMWRLRAIHLTHAPIWGIGSMAVTAYRREFGSGHEYVNIPYFSNLEKFGSVPRSPLSKERVFLFSGMLCHRKGTDLLAHAFARLAAEFNHVRLRVVGYGPMEAEMKEQLSSLSDRVDFTGFCPWDRLHLEYAKGDILCVPSRHDGWGLVVPEGLAAGLPVVSTIQTGAAVEFIKPGHNGWLHPPGEGEGLYRSMRLAATLTDEQWHDMSHRARISVAQHSLQRGAAKLIESAIAAMPGRTIQPKGSPVENFPM; from the coding sequence GTGATTCCACGAACAATCAGCCGCCTCAATAATGTGAAGTCCGAAGACTTCAATATCCAGCTCCCTCGTGTGACCGTGGTGACCCACTCGCCGTCACCCTATCAGGTGGAGTTATTCGATGAGGCCGCGAGAATGGGAAGTCTCCAATTGAGCGTCATTTATCTCCATGCCAGGGACAAGCAGCGTCTCTGGCAGACGACCAAACCTTTCCACGACAGCATTCTCCTGACGGACCCAAACGTGGACGTCAATGCCGTCGCACGCAGCACTGATGAAGCAGACCTTCTGGTGTTGAACTATTACAAACATCCTTTCGTAAAGCACGTACTCCAGCGTCGGAAGCGCATTCGAAAGCCCATGTGTTTCTGGGGAGAACGTCCTTTACTCCATTCTCTCTCGCCACTCAGCGGACTCTTCCGCATGTGGCGCCTTCGTGCGATTCACCTGACACACGCTCCCATCTGGGGCATTGGCTCCATGGCAGTCACTGCCTATCGCCGCGAGTTTGGCTCAGGTCATGAGTATGTGAATATTCCCTATTTTTCAAACCTGGAGAAGTTTGGAAGTGTCCCCCGGAGCCCCCTGTCGAAGGAGCGTGTGTTCTTGTTTTCTGGGATGCTTTGTCATCGGAAGGGCACGGACCTTCTTGCCCATGCGTTTGCCCGGCTGGCTGCAGAGTTCAACCATGTGCGCCTGCGAGTGGTCGGCTACGGCCCCATGGAGGCCGAGATGAAAGAGCAACTTTCCTCGTTGTCAGATCGCGTTGATTTCACCGGGTTCTGCCCTTGGGATCGTCTCCATCTGGAGTATGCGAAAGGTGACATTCTGTGTGTCCCCTCACGCCATGACGGCTGGGGCCTGGTGGTGCCGGAAGGACTTGCTGCAGGGCTGCCAGTCGTCAGCACGATTCAAACAGGCGCGGCCGTGGAGTTCATCAAACCCGGTCACAATGGCTGGCTTCATCCTCCGGGCGAAGGCGAAGGTCTGTACCGGTCCATGCGTTTGGCCGCTACTCTCACGGATGAGCAGTGGCACGACATGTCTCATAGAGCCCGTATTTCAGTGGCGCAGCACTCCCTTCAGCGTGGCGCCGCAAAGTTGATTGAATCTGCAATCGCTGCGATGCCAGGCAGGACCATTCAACCCAAAGGAAGCCCGGTCGAGAATTTCCCAATGTAG
- a CDS encoding glycosyltransferase, translating into MRILHVTPSLDTEDGGPTIALAQMAASVAAEGVEVSVATTIDRDEAARRNIQFGTPVHLDAWTCYFFPRHGRFYKPSLSLLKWLWQHMAEYDLVHIHAVFSFAPIAAWKAALHAGRPYIVSPHGLLNQWGMIHRRKHIKALSFRLIERPLLNAASAIHYTSDAEQQEASLLNLTARPLVIPLGIDMSAYVNLPDRQLFEARFPEAQNRQIVLFLSRIDPKKGIEVLLQAWRQLAPSHPNALLVIAGSGTVEYTSSLKAKAEELGIASKILWTGFLGHEEKRIALGSAEIFVLPSKSESFGIALLEAMAAGVPCVTTLGVALGAEASAVGAVQPADYEADSLAAAVGRLLDSAELRGRLGMAGREFATGKYSLEAMGHALKAAYLTLAVQSVATTPSV; encoded by the coding sequence TTGCGGATACTTCACGTCACTCCTTCACTGGATACCGAAGATGGCGGACCAACCATCGCCCTTGCTCAGATGGCTGCGTCAGTCGCTGCTGAGGGCGTGGAGGTCTCAGTAGCTACCACCATCGATCGGGACGAGGCCGCCAGGCGGAACATACAGTTTGGCACCCCAGTCCACCTCGATGCGTGGACTTGCTACTTCTTCCCGCGCCACGGACGCTTTTACAAGCCTTCCCTGAGCTTGCTGAAGTGGCTTTGGCAACACATGGCGGAGTACGATCTGGTACACATCCACGCAGTATTTTCTTTTGCTCCCATTGCTGCCTGGAAAGCCGCTTTGCATGCAGGAAGGCCGTACATCGTTTCCCCACACGGGCTCCTGAACCAATGGGGAATGATTCACCGGCGCAAGCACATCAAAGCCCTCTCCTTTCGCCTGATCGAACGGCCTCTGCTTAATGCAGCTTCGGCCATTCACTACACCAGTGACGCTGAACAGCAAGAGGCCTCATTGCTCAATCTCACGGCCAGACCCTTGGTAATCCCCCTGGGTATTGACATGTCGGCATACGTGAACCTTCCCGACCGCCAGCTTTTTGAGGCGCGGTTTCCCGAGGCACAAAACCGCCAGATTGTCTTGTTCCTGTCGCGCATTGACCCCAAGAAGGGCATCGAGGTACTGCTTCAAGCGTGGAGACAACTGGCGCCTTCACATCCAAATGCGCTTTTGGTGATCGCCGGCTCCGGCACAGTGGAATATACCTCCTCTTTGAAAGCCAAAGCAGAAGAACTGGGAATAGCATCAAAGATTCTATGGACTGGGTTTCTGGGTCATGAGGAAAAGCGGATTGCCCTCGGCTCAGCAGAGATCTTCGTGCTCCCTTCGAAATCCGAGAGCTTTGGGATCGCTCTGCTTGAGGCCATGGCTGCGGGTGTGCCCTGTGTCACAACCCTGGGCGTAGCCTTGGGAGCAGAGGCCTCCGCCGTCGGCGCTGTTCAACCAGCCGATTATGAAGCTGACTCTCTTGCAGCGGCCGTTGGCAGGTTACTCGACTCCGCAGAGTTGCGCGGCAGACTGGGAATGGCAGGCAGAGAATTTGCGACCGGGAAATATTCCCTTGAAGCGATGGGGCACGCGCTCAAGGCTGCGTACCTCACTCTTGCGGTCCAGTCTGTGGCTACCACGCCATCGGTTTAG